A part of Antennarius striatus isolate MH-2024 chromosome 21, ASM4005453v1, whole genome shotgun sequence genomic DNA contains:
- the atp2a1l gene encoding ATPase sarcoplasmic/endoplasmic reticulum Ca2+ transporting 1, like isoform X2, protein MENAHTKGPAECLAYFGVNEQTGLTTDQFKKNLEKHGYNELPAEEGKSIWELIVEQFEDLLVRILLLAACISFVLAWFEEGEETVTAFVEPFVILLILIANAVVGVWQERNAEDAIEALKEYEPEMGKVYRSDRKSVQMIKAREIVPGDIVEVSVGDKVPADIRIVSIKSTTLRVDQSILTGESVSVIKHNEAVPDPRAVNQDKKNMLFSGTNIAAGKAIGVAVATGVATEIGKIRDQMAATEQEKTPLQAKLDEFGEQLSKVISLICVAVWAINIGHFNDPVHGGSWIRGAVYYFKIAVALAVAAIPEGLPAVITTCLALGTRRMAKKNAIVRSLPSVETLGCTSVICSDKTGTLTTNQMCVTKMFIIKGVNGEHVDLDAFDISGSKYTPEGEVSQGGAKTNCSAYDGLVELATICALCNDSSLDYNESKKIYEKVGEATETALSCLVEKMNVFNTNVKNLSRVERANACCSVVKQLMKKNVTLEFSRDRKSMSVYCTPTKGDGGAKMFVKGAPEGVIDRCAYVRVGTTRVPLTNAIKEKIMTVIRDWGTGRDTLRCLALATRDTPLKLDEMNLEDSTKFADYETDLTFVGCVGMLDPPRKEVTGSIELCRAAGIRVIMITGDNKGTAIAICRRIGIFSEEQDVTGKAYTGREFDDLPFSEQAAAVRRACCFARVEPSHKSKIVEYLQGFDDITAMTGDGVNDAPALKKAEIGIAMGSGTAVAKSASEMVLADDNFSSIVAAVEEGRAIYNNMKQFIRYLISSNVGEVVCIFLTAALGLPEALIPVQLLWVNLVTDGLPATALGFNPPDLDIMGKPPRSPKEPLISGWLFFRYMAIGGYVGWATVAGAAWWFIYDPDGPSVTYYQLSHFMQCHDDNEDFAGIDCEIFEACPPMTMALSVLVTIEMCNALNSLSENQSLLRMPPWSNFWLLAAMTLSMSLHFMIIYVDPLPMIFKLKHLSLDQWLMVLKLSLPVIGIDEVLKFVARNYIESTEAK, encoded by the exons ATGGAGAacgcacacacaaaggggccggCAGAATGCCTGGCTTACTTCGGGGTGAATGAGCAGACCGGCCTCACTACCGACCAGTTCAAGAAGAACCTGGAAAAGCATGGCTACAATG AGCTGCCAGCTGAGGAGG GTAAGAGCATCTGGGAGCTGATTGTCGAGCAGTTCGAGGACTTGCTTGTCAGAATCTTGCTTCTGGCTGCCTGCATCTCCTTT GTGCTGGCCTGGTTCGAGGAAGGTGAGGAGACCGTTACTGCCTTTGTGGAACCCTTTGTCATCCTTCTTATCCTCATCGCTAATGCCGTCGTTGGAGTGTGGCAG GAGCGTAACGCTGAAGATGCCATCGAGGCTCTCAAGGAGTACGAGCCTGAGATGGGCAAAGTTTACCGTTCTGACAGAAAGAGTGTGCAGATGATTAAGGCCAGAGAAATTGTCCCTGGAGATATCGTGGAGGTGTCTG TTGGTGACAAAGTCCCCGCTGACATCAGGATTGTTTCCATCAAGTCCACCACCCTGCGTGTTGATCAGTCCATCCTTACTG GTGAGTCTGTGAGTGTCATCAAGCATAATGAGGCTGTTCCTGACCCCAGAGCTGTCAACCAGGACAAGAAGAACATGCTTTTCTCT GGCACTAACATCGCTGCTGGCAAGGCTATTGGAGTTGCTGTGGCCACTGGAGTCGCCACCGAGATTGGCAAGATCCGTGACCAGATGGCTGCCACCGAGCAGGAGAAGACCCCCCTGCAGGCAAAACTTGATGAGTTTGGTGAGCAGCTGTCCAAGGTGATCTCTCTGATCTGCGTAGCTGTCTGGGCCATCAACATCGGCCATTTCAACGACCCCGTCCATGGTGGCTCTTGGATCCGTGGAGCTGTCTACTACTTCAAGATCGCTGTTGCTCTGGCTGTGGCTGCCATCCCTGAGG GCCTGCCCGCTGTCATCACCACCTGCCTGGCTCTTGGTACACGCCGTATGGCCAAGAAGAACGCCATCGTCAGAAGCCTTCCCTCTGTAGAGACCCTGGGCTGCACCTCCGTCATCTGCTCAGATAAGACTGGCACCCTCACCACCAACCAGATGTGTGTGACCAAG ATGTTCATTATCAAGGGTGTTAATGGTGAACATGTTGATCTTGATGCCTTTGATATCTCTGGCTCCAAGTACACTCCTGAGGGAGAAGT TTCCCAGGGAGGTGCCAAAACCAACTGTAGTGCATATGATGGCCTTGTTGAGCTGGCTACCATCTGCGCCCTGTGCAATGACTCCTCTCTGGACTACAACGAG TCCAAGAAGATCTATGAGAAGGTCGGTGAGGCTACTGAGACTGCCCTTTCCTGCTTGGTTGAGAAGATGAACGTTTTCAACACCAATGTGAAGAATCTGTCTAGGGTTGAGAGAGCCAATGCTTGCTGCTCT GTGGTTAAGCAGCTCATGAAGAAGAATGTCACTCTGGAGTTCTCCCGTGACAGGAAGTCCATGTCGGTGTACTGCACTCCTACCAAGGGTGATGGTGGAGCCAAGATGTTTGTGAAG GGTGCCCCTGAAGGTGTGATTGACAGGTGTGCATATGTGCGTGTTGGCACCACTCGTGTACCCCTGACCAACGCCATCAAGGAGAAGATCATGACTGTCATCAGGGACTGGGGTACCGGCCGTGACACTCTGCGTTGCCTGGCTCTTGCCACCCGTGACACCCCACTGAAGCTGGACGAGATGAACCTCGAGGACTCAACCAAGTTTGCCGATTATGAG ACTGACCTGACCTTTGTTGGTTGCGTGGGTATGCTGGATCCTCCTCGTAAGGAGGTCACTGGCTCCATTGAACTGTGCAGAGCTGCTGGAATCCGTGTCATCATGATCACTG GTGACAACAAGGGAACTGCTATTGCCATCTGCCGTCGCATTGGCATCTTCAGTGAGGAACAGGATGTTACTGGCAAAGCCTACACCGGACGTGAATTTGATGACCTTCCCTTCAGTGAGCAGGCTGCGGCTGTGCGTAGGGCTTGCTGCTTTGCCCGTGTGGAGCCATCCCACAAGTCCAAGATTGTGGAGTATCTGCAGGGTTTTGATGACATTACTGCTATG ActggtgatggtgtgaatgaTGCCCCCGCCCTGAAGAAGGCTGAGATTGGCATCGCCATGGGCTCTGGCACTGCCGTTGCCAAGTCTGCCTCTGAAATGGTCCTGGCTGACGACAACTTCTCTTCCATTGTGGCTGCTGTTGAGGAGGGCAGAGCCATCTACAACAACATGAAGCAGTTCATCCGCTATCTTATCTCCTCCAACGTTGGTGAGGTCGTCTG TATCTTCCTGACTGCTGCTCTGGGTCTTCCCGAGGCCCTGATCCCTGTCCAGCTGCTGTGGGTCAACCTGGTGACAGATGGTCTGCCTGCCACTGCTCTGGGATTCAACCCCCCTGATCTTGACATCATGGGCAAGCCCCCACGTTCTCCCAAGGAGCCCTTGATCTCTGGCTGGCTGTTCTTCAGATACATGGCTATTGGCG GATATGTCGGTTGGGCCACCGTTGCTGGTGCTGCCTGGTGGTTCATCTACGATCCCGATGGCCCCAGTGTCACCTACTACCAGCTG TCTCACTTCATGCAGTGTCACGATGACAATGAGGACTTTGCCGGCATCGATTGTGAGATCTTTGAGGCTTGTCCTCCCATGACCATGGCCTTGTCTGTGCTGGTCACCATTGAAATGTGCAATGCTCTCAACAG TTTGTCTGAGAACCAGTCTCTGCTGCGCATGCCCCCATGGAGCAACTTCTGGCTGCTTGCTGCCATGACTCTCTCCATGTCCCTGCATTTCATGATCATCTATGTTGACCCACTTCCC ATGATCTTCAAGTTGAAACATCTGTCTCTGGATCAGTGGTTAATGGTTCTGAAGCTTTCCCTCCCCGTCATCGGCATTGATGAGGTGTTGAAGTTTGTTGCCCGCAACTACATTGAGA GTACAGAAGCTAAATAG
- the atp2a1l gene encoding ATPase sarcoplasmic/endoplasmic reticulum Ca2+ transporting 1, like isoform X1, with protein MENAHTKGPAECLAYFGVNEQTGLTTDQFKKNLEKHGYNELPAEEGKSIWELIVEQFEDLLVRILLLAACISFVLAWFEEGEETVTAFVEPFVILLILIANAVVGVWQERNAEDAIEALKEYEPEMGKVYRSDRKSVQMIKAREIVPGDIVEVSVGDKVPADIRIVSIKSTTLRVDQSILTGESVSVIKHNEAVPDPRAVNQDKKNMLFSGTNIAAGKAIGVAVATGVATEIGKIRDQMAATEQEKTPLQAKLDEFGEQLSKVISLICVAVWAINIGHFNDPVHGGSWIRGAVYYFKIAVALAVAAIPEGLPAVITTCLALGTRRMAKKNAIVRSLPSVETLGCTSVICSDKTGTLTTNQMCVTKMFIIKGVNGEHVDLDAFDISGSKYTPEGEVSQGGAKTNCSAYDGLVELATICALCNDSSLDYNESKKIYEKVGEATETALSCLVEKMNVFNTNVKNLSRVERANACCSVVKQLMKKNVTLEFSRDRKSMSVYCTPTKGDGGAKMFVKGAPEGVIDRCAYVRVGTTRVPLTNAIKEKIMTVIRDWGTGRDTLRCLALATRDTPLKLDEMNLEDSTKFADYETDLTFVGCVGMLDPPRKEVTGSIELCRAAGIRVIMITGDNKGTAIAICRRIGIFSEEQDVTGKAYTGREFDDLPFSEQAAAVRRACCFARVEPSHKSKIVEYLQGFDDITAMTGDGVNDAPALKKAEIGIAMGSGTAVAKSASEMVLADDNFSSIVAAVEEGRAIYNNMKQFIRYLISSNVGEVVCIFLTAALGLPEALIPVQLLWVNLVTDGLPATALGFNPPDLDIMGKPPRSPKEPLISGWLFFRYMAIGGYVGWATVAGAAWWFIYDPDGPSVTYYQLSHFMQCHDDNEDFAGIDCEIFEACPPMTMALSVLVTIEMCNALNSLSENQSLLRMPPWSNFWLLAAMTLSMSLHFMIIYVDPLPMIFKLKHLSLDQWLMVLKLSLPVIGIDEVLKFVARNYIETGTEAK; from the exons ATGGAGAacgcacacacaaaggggccggCAGAATGCCTGGCTTACTTCGGGGTGAATGAGCAGACCGGCCTCACTACCGACCAGTTCAAGAAGAACCTGGAAAAGCATGGCTACAATG AGCTGCCAGCTGAGGAGG GTAAGAGCATCTGGGAGCTGATTGTCGAGCAGTTCGAGGACTTGCTTGTCAGAATCTTGCTTCTGGCTGCCTGCATCTCCTTT GTGCTGGCCTGGTTCGAGGAAGGTGAGGAGACCGTTACTGCCTTTGTGGAACCCTTTGTCATCCTTCTTATCCTCATCGCTAATGCCGTCGTTGGAGTGTGGCAG GAGCGTAACGCTGAAGATGCCATCGAGGCTCTCAAGGAGTACGAGCCTGAGATGGGCAAAGTTTACCGTTCTGACAGAAAGAGTGTGCAGATGATTAAGGCCAGAGAAATTGTCCCTGGAGATATCGTGGAGGTGTCTG TTGGTGACAAAGTCCCCGCTGACATCAGGATTGTTTCCATCAAGTCCACCACCCTGCGTGTTGATCAGTCCATCCTTACTG GTGAGTCTGTGAGTGTCATCAAGCATAATGAGGCTGTTCCTGACCCCAGAGCTGTCAACCAGGACAAGAAGAACATGCTTTTCTCT GGCACTAACATCGCTGCTGGCAAGGCTATTGGAGTTGCTGTGGCCACTGGAGTCGCCACCGAGATTGGCAAGATCCGTGACCAGATGGCTGCCACCGAGCAGGAGAAGACCCCCCTGCAGGCAAAACTTGATGAGTTTGGTGAGCAGCTGTCCAAGGTGATCTCTCTGATCTGCGTAGCTGTCTGGGCCATCAACATCGGCCATTTCAACGACCCCGTCCATGGTGGCTCTTGGATCCGTGGAGCTGTCTACTACTTCAAGATCGCTGTTGCTCTGGCTGTGGCTGCCATCCCTGAGG GCCTGCCCGCTGTCATCACCACCTGCCTGGCTCTTGGTACACGCCGTATGGCCAAGAAGAACGCCATCGTCAGAAGCCTTCCCTCTGTAGAGACCCTGGGCTGCACCTCCGTCATCTGCTCAGATAAGACTGGCACCCTCACCACCAACCAGATGTGTGTGACCAAG ATGTTCATTATCAAGGGTGTTAATGGTGAACATGTTGATCTTGATGCCTTTGATATCTCTGGCTCCAAGTACACTCCTGAGGGAGAAGT TTCCCAGGGAGGTGCCAAAACCAACTGTAGTGCATATGATGGCCTTGTTGAGCTGGCTACCATCTGCGCCCTGTGCAATGACTCCTCTCTGGACTACAACGAG TCCAAGAAGATCTATGAGAAGGTCGGTGAGGCTACTGAGACTGCCCTTTCCTGCTTGGTTGAGAAGATGAACGTTTTCAACACCAATGTGAAGAATCTGTCTAGGGTTGAGAGAGCCAATGCTTGCTGCTCT GTGGTTAAGCAGCTCATGAAGAAGAATGTCACTCTGGAGTTCTCCCGTGACAGGAAGTCCATGTCGGTGTACTGCACTCCTACCAAGGGTGATGGTGGAGCCAAGATGTTTGTGAAG GGTGCCCCTGAAGGTGTGATTGACAGGTGTGCATATGTGCGTGTTGGCACCACTCGTGTACCCCTGACCAACGCCATCAAGGAGAAGATCATGACTGTCATCAGGGACTGGGGTACCGGCCGTGACACTCTGCGTTGCCTGGCTCTTGCCACCCGTGACACCCCACTGAAGCTGGACGAGATGAACCTCGAGGACTCAACCAAGTTTGCCGATTATGAG ACTGACCTGACCTTTGTTGGTTGCGTGGGTATGCTGGATCCTCCTCGTAAGGAGGTCACTGGCTCCATTGAACTGTGCAGAGCTGCTGGAATCCGTGTCATCATGATCACTG GTGACAACAAGGGAACTGCTATTGCCATCTGCCGTCGCATTGGCATCTTCAGTGAGGAACAGGATGTTACTGGCAAAGCCTACACCGGACGTGAATTTGATGACCTTCCCTTCAGTGAGCAGGCTGCGGCTGTGCGTAGGGCTTGCTGCTTTGCCCGTGTGGAGCCATCCCACAAGTCCAAGATTGTGGAGTATCTGCAGGGTTTTGATGACATTACTGCTATG ActggtgatggtgtgaatgaTGCCCCCGCCCTGAAGAAGGCTGAGATTGGCATCGCCATGGGCTCTGGCACTGCCGTTGCCAAGTCTGCCTCTGAAATGGTCCTGGCTGACGACAACTTCTCTTCCATTGTGGCTGCTGTTGAGGAGGGCAGAGCCATCTACAACAACATGAAGCAGTTCATCCGCTATCTTATCTCCTCCAACGTTGGTGAGGTCGTCTG TATCTTCCTGACTGCTGCTCTGGGTCTTCCCGAGGCCCTGATCCCTGTCCAGCTGCTGTGGGTCAACCTGGTGACAGATGGTCTGCCTGCCACTGCTCTGGGATTCAACCCCCCTGATCTTGACATCATGGGCAAGCCCCCACGTTCTCCCAAGGAGCCCTTGATCTCTGGCTGGCTGTTCTTCAGATACATGGCTATTGGCG GATATGTCGGTTGGGCCACCGTTGCTGGTGCTGCCTGGTGGTTCATCTACGATCCCGATGGCCCCAGTGTCACCTACTACCAGCTG TCTCACTTCATGCAGTGTCACGATGACAATGAGGACTTTGCCGGCATCGATTGTGAGATCTTTGAGGCTTGTCCTCCCATGACCATGGCCTTGTCTGTGCTGGTCACCATTGAAATGTGCAATGCTCTCAACAG TTTGTCTGAGAACCAGTCTCTGCTGCGCATGCCCCCATGGAGCAACTTCTGGCTGCTTGCTGCCATGACTCTCTCCATGTCCCTGCATTTCATGATCATCTATGTTGACCCACTTCCC ATGATCTTCAAGTTGAAACATCTGTCTCTGGATCAGTGGTTAATGGTTCTGAAGCTTTCCCTCCCCGTCATCGGCATTGATGAGGTGTTGAAGTTTGTTGCCCGCAACTACATTGAGA CAGGTACAGAAGCTAAATAG
- the atp2a1l gene encoding ATPase sarcoplasmic/endoplasmic reticulum Ca2+ transporting 1, like isoform X3, translating into MENAHTKGPAECLAYFGVNEQTGLTTDQFKKNLEKHGYNELPAEEGKSIWELIVEQFEDLLVRILLLAACISFVLAWFEEGEETVTAFVEPFVILLILIANAVVGVWQERNAEDAIEALKEYEPEMGKVYRSDRKSVQMIKAREIVPGDIVEVSVGDKVPADIRIVSIKSTTLRVDQSILTGESVSVIKHNEAVPDPRAVNQDKKNMLFSGTNIAAGKAIGVAVATGVATEIGKIRDQMAATEQEKTPLQAKLDEFGEQLSKVISLICVAVWAINIGHFNDPVHGGSWIRGAVYYFKIAVALAVAAIPEGLPAVITTCLALGTRRMAKKNAIVRSLPSVETLGCTSVICSDKTGTLTTNQMCVTKMFIIKGVNGEHVDLDAFDISGSKYTPEGEVSQGGAKTNCSAYDGLVELATICALCNDSSLDYNESKKIYEKVGEATETALSCLVEKMNVFNTNVKNLSRVERANACCSVVKQLMKKNVTLEFSRDRKSMSVYCTPTKGDGGAKMFVKGAPEGVIDRCAYVRVGTTRVPLTNAIKEKIMTVIRDWGTGRDTLRCLALATRDTPLKLDEMNLEDSTKFADYETDLTFVGCVGMLDPPRKEVTGSIELCRAAGIRVIMITGDNKGTAIAICRRIGIFSEEQDVTGKAYTGREFDDLPFSEQAAAVRRACCFARVEPSHKSKIVEYLQGFDDITAMTGDGVNDAPALKKAEIGIAMGSGTAVAKSASEMVLADDNFSSIVAAVEEGRAIYNNMKQFIRYLISSNVGEVVCIFLTAALGLPEALIPVQLLWVNLVTDGLPATALGFNPPDLDIMGKPPRSPKEPLISGWLFFRYMAIGGYVGWATVAGAAWWFIYDPDGPSVTYYQLSHFMQCHDDNEDFAGIDCEIFEACPPMTMALSVLVTIEMCNALNSLSENQSLLRMPPWSNFWLLAAMTLSMSLHFMIIYVDPLPMIFKLKHLSLDQWLMVLKLSLPVIGIDEVLKFVARNYIEN; encoded by the exons ATGGAGAacgcacacacaaaggggccggCAGAATGCCTGGCTTACTTCGGGGTGAATGAGCAGACCGGCCTCACTACCGACCAGTTCAAGAAGAACCTGGAAAAGCATGGCTACAATG AGCTGCCAGCTGAGGAGG GTAAGAGCATCTGGGAGCTGATTGTCGAGCAGTTCGAGGACTTGCTTGTCAGAATCTTGCTTCTGGCTGCCTGCATCTCCTTT GTGCTGGCCTGGTTCGAGGAAGGTGAGGAGACCGTTACTGCCTTTGTGGAACCCTTTGTCATCCTTCTTATCCTCATCGCTAATGCCGTCGTTGGAGTGTGGCAG GAGCGTAACGCTGAAGATGCCATCGAGGCTCTCAAGGAGTACGAGCCTGAGATGGGCAAAGTTTACCGTTCTGACAGAAAGAGTGTGCAGATGATTAAGGCCAGAGAAATTGTCCCTGGAGATATCGTGGAGGTGTCTG TTGGTGACAAAGTCCCCGCTGACATCAGGATTGTTTCCATCAAGTCCACCACCCTGCGTGTTGATCAGTCCATCCTTACTG GTGAGTCTGTGAGTGTCATCAAGCATAATGAGGCTGTTCCTGACCCCAGAGCTGTCAACCAGGACAAGAAGAACATGCTTTTCTCT GGCACTAACATCGCTGCTGGCAAGGCTATTGGAGTTGCTGTGGCCACTGGAGTCGCCACCGAGATTGGCAAGATCCGTGACCAGATGGCTGCCACCGAGCAGGAGAAGACCCCCCTGCAGGCAAAACTTGATGAGTTTGGTGAGCAGCTGTCCAAGGTGATCTCTCTGATCTGCGTAGCTGTCTGGGCCATCAACATCGGCCATTTCAACGACCCCGTCCATGGTGGCTCTTGGATCCGTGGAGCTGTCTACTACTTCAAGATCGCTGTTGCTCTGGCTGTGGCTGCCATCCCTGAGG GCCTGCCCGCTGTCATCACCACCTGCCTGGCTCTTGGTACACGCCGTATGGCCAAGAAGAACGCCATCGTCAGAAGCCTTCCCTCTGTAGAGACCCTGGGCTGCACCTCCGTCATCTGCTCAGATAAGACTGGCACCCTCACCACCAACCAGATGTGTGTGACCAAG ATGTTCATTATCAAGGGTGTTAATGGTGAACATGTTGATCTTGATGCCTTTGATATCTCTGGCTCCAAGTACACTCCTGAGGGAGAAGT TTCCCAGGGAGGTGCCAAAACCAACTGTAGTGCATATGATGGCCTTGTTGAGCTGGCTACCATCTGCGCCCTGTGCAATGACTCCTCTCTGGACTACAACGAG TCCAAGAAGATCTATGAGAAGGTCGGTGAGGCTACTGAGACTGCCCTTTCCTGCTTGGTTGAGAAGATGAACGTTTTCAACACCAATGTGAAGAATCTGTCTAGGGTTGAGAGAGCCAATGCTTGCTGCTCT GTGGTTAAGCAGCTCATGAAGAAGAATGTCACTCTGGAGTTCTCCCGTGACAGGAAGTCCATGTCGGTGTACTGCACTCCTACCAAGGGTGATGGTGGAGCCAAGATGTTTGTGAAG GGTGCCCCTGAAGGTGTGATTGACAGGTGTGCATATGTGCGTGTTGGCACCACTCGTGTACCCCTGACCAACGCCATCAAGGAGAAGATCATGACTGTCATCAGGGACTGGGGTACCGGCCGTGACACTCTGCGTTGCCTGGCTCTTGCCACCCGTGACACCCCACTGAAGCTGGACGAGATGAACCTCGAGGACTCAACCAAGTTTGCCGATTATGAG ACTGACCTGACCTTTGTTGGTTGCGTGGGTATGCTGGATCCTCCTCGTAAGGAGGTCACTGGCTCCATTGAACTGTGCAGAGCTGCTGGAATCCGTGTCATCATGATCACTG GTGACAACAAGGGAACTGCTATTGCCATCTGCCGTCGCATTGGCATCTTCAGTGAGGAACAGGATGTTACTGGCAAAGCCTACACCGGACGTGAATTTGATGACCTTCCCTTCAGTGAGCAGGCTGCGGCTGTGCGTAGGGCTTGCTGCTTTGCCCGTGTGGAGCCATCCCACAAGTCCAAGATTGTGGAGTATCTGCAGGGTTTTGATGACATTACTGCTATG ActggtgatggtgtgaatgaTGCCCCCGCCCTGAAGAAGGCTGAGATTGGCATCGCCATGGGCTCTGGCACTGCCGTTGCCAAGTCTGCCTCTGAAATGGTCCTGGCTGACGACAACTTCTCTTCCATTGTGGCTGCTGTTGAGGAGGGCAGAGCCATCTACAACAACATGAAGCAGTTCATCCGCTATCTTATCTCCTCCAACGTTGGTGAGGTCGTCTG TATCTTCCTGACTGCTGCTCTGGGTCTTCCCGAGGCCCTGATCCCTGTCCAGCTGCTGTGGGTCAACCTGGTGACAGATGGTCTGCCTGCCACTGCTCTGGGATTCAACCCCCCTGATCTTGACATCATGGGCAAGCCCCCACGTTCTCCCAAGGAGCCCTTGATCTCTGGCTGGCTGTTCTTCAGATACATGGCTATTGGCG GATATGTCGGTTGGGCCACCGTTGCTGGTGCTGCCTGGTGGTTCATCTACGATCCCGATGGCCCCAGTGTCACCTACTACCAGCTG TCTCACTTCATGCAGTGTCACGATGACAATGAGGACTTTGCCGGCATCGATTGTGAGATCTTTGAGGCTTGTCCTCCCATGACCATGGCCTTGTCTGTGCTGGTCACCATTGAAATGTGCAATGCTCTCAACAG TTTGTCTGAGAACCAGTCTCTGCTGCGCATGCCCCCATGGAGCAACTTCTGGCTGCTTGCTGCCATGACTCTCTCCATGTCCCTGCATTTCATGATCATCTATGTTGACCCACTTCCC ATGATCTTCAAGTTGAAACATCTGTCTCTGGATCAGTGGTTAATGGTTCTGAAGCTTTCCCTCCCCGTCATCGGCATTGATGAGGTGTTGAAGTTTGTTGCCCGCAACTACATTGAGA ACTAA
- the LOC137588694 gene encoding serine/threonine-protein phosphatase PP1-gamma catalytic subunit B-like, producing the protein MAEADKLNIDSIIQRLLEVKGSRPGKNVQLTENEIRGLCLKSREIFLSQPILLELEAPLKICGDVHGQYYDLLRLFEYGGFPPESNYLFLGDYVDRGKQSLETICLLLAYKIKYPENFFLLRGNHECASINRIYGFYDECKRRYNIKLWKTFTDCFNCLPVAAIVDEKIFCCHGGLSPDLQSMEQVRRVMRPTDVPDQGLLCDLLWADPDKDVLGWGENDRGVSFTFGADVVTKFLHKHDMDLICRAHQVVEDGYEFFAKRQLVTLFSAPNYCGEFDNAGAMMSVDETLMCSFQILKPADKKLFYGGGGGMGSGRPVTPPRKAKK; encoded by the exons ATGGCAGAAGCTGATAAGCTGAACATCGACTCCATTATACAACGTCTGCTTGAAG TGAAAGGCTCAAGACCCGGCAAAAATGTTCAACTGACAGAGAATGAAATCCGTGGGCTCTGCCTCAAATCCCGAGAGATCTTCCTCAGCCAGCCAATCTTGCTCGAACTTGAGGCACCCCTCAAGATTTGTG gTGATGTTCATGGGCAGTACTATGACCTGTTGAGGCTTTTTGAATATGGCGGCTTCCCACCAGAGAGCAACTACCTGTTCCTGGGAGACTATGTCGACAGGGGAAAGCAGTCCTTGGAAACCATCTGTTTATTGCTGGCTTACAAGATTAAGTATCCAGAAAACTTCTTTCTTCTGAGAGGAAACCATGAGTGCGCCTCAATTAACAGAATATATGGATTCTACGATGAGT GTAAAAGGCGATACAACATAAAGTTGTGGAAGACCTTCACTGACTGCTTCAACTGTTTGCCTGTTGCAGCGATCGTCGATGAGAAGAtcttctgttgccatggag GCCTATCACCGGACCTTCAGTCTATGGAGCAGGTCCGGAGGGTCATGCGTCCCACCGATGTGCCTGACCAGGGCCTCCTGTGTGACCTGCTGTGGGCCGACCCGGACAAAGATGTGCTGGGCTGGGGTGAGAACGACCGCGGTGTCTCCTTCACTTTCGGTGCTGACGTGGTCACAAAGTTTCTCCACAAACACGACATGGACCTCATTTGTCGGGCCCATCAA GTGGTTGAGGATGGATATGAGTTCTTTGCAAAGAGGCAGCTGGTGACGCTGTTCTCAGCCCCAAACTACTGTGGGGAGTTCGACAACGCTGGAGCCATGATGAGTGTAGACGAGACCCTCATGTGTTCATTCCAg ATTCTGAAACCTGCAGACAAGAAGCTCTTCtatggtggtggagggggcATGGGCTCCGGGCGTCCAGTCACTCCCCCAAGGAAAGCTAAGAAATGA